Within the Malus sylvestris chromosome 4, drMalSylv7.2, whole genome shotgun sequence genome, the region tttaaagaagtaaacaagttgaaggtcgaacgtcaggccgagatacctgattggaaccaacccaggcctgaccctctcacaaggaggatcctcgacacccccttcaagcgaagacaaaacaaaagcttggtttacaactctatactggaaaggaggacccaattgaacaccttaacctctttgagtccaccatggcatatcggatgaacaccgacgaagagcgatgtcttctcttcccctccaccctctctggcggagctctaaactggtattgccgtcttccacctgagacagtagactcatttgagaaacTGAGGAAAGTGTttatctctcaacacatcttctagacCGATTGCTTGCATTCTAcaaatgacttgtacactattcgccaaaaGCCGAACGAGTCACTacaagagtatgccggtcgAACCCGTCAAACAACAATTCGGCTCTGAGATAGGATTGGGCTTGACATTTTTGGGCCCAACATTTAAATGTGGGTGTAAAGTTTTGAATATGAGCTCTATAATGGGCTTTTGCACTCCCTTGGAAATTCGCCCAGGCCAAACCCTATTATTTACCAACGCGGATCAGCGAATCGAGATCGAGAGAGGCGAAAATGGCGAGGATAAATTTCGGGGGGGTTTTGGCCTGGCAGTTGGTCGGAGGAAATCGCAACAAGCACCAGCTCTGCGCACGTCTCCTTTCTAATTCTATCGAAACCCTAAATTCCTCCAGACCATCAAAAACTTCCCCACCACAGACGGcaattaattggaaattagcCGCCGCCCCTGCTGCCGCCACCTCCTCCGTCTACTACCGGTACTCCTTCCTTCACTACCACCCAAACCCAAACCTCCATTTTGTGCGACACAAGCACTCGGTTCCACTTCCAGATGGAGATCGAGATCCGGCTCCTCGTCCTCCTCCCAACGTTTTCTTCTTGAATGTCGCAGCCGAATATGACGATGCACTCAAACAAGTTGAAGGTGTGCGTGCTATTATTTTACTAGTAATTTCTTTTTGAAAATGTTTAGTTTTAGGGTATAATTTTGTTTTCTGGTAATTTATTGGTACAGATGAAAGTCTTTCAGCGGTTTTCTACTTCACCGAACGTTCGGGACCGGGTTTTGGTAAGTTGTAATGATCGAATTCCCTTTCATTTTATGTGCAATGAATTGAATTTACTGTGATCAATTAAGTaaaccttaaaccctaaacccaataATAATCCATGTTTCTTCTTGTGCAGTCACTTACTCGAGTGATGATCCAATCTTGAATTACATGTGTGTGTTTTACCCACACATAACAAAATTTAAGGTTTTCTTTTCCAAGGTATGGGATCCAGTTACTGGTCTAAGTTAAGTTTGATAGTTCTTGTATTTTTAACATTTGAAGATGGTTAATTTATTCGAAACGCTAGCTAACTTGGCAATTCTCTGATTACTTCCTCGTTATGTGCTAATAGCTGAATAGTCTAGATCCCTAGTCCTTATTCTTTTCCTAGGAGCAACAAGCATGCTAAACTGTTATGGGTCCGTCGTGTGGCTGCACATAGAAGAATCGTACGATAACTTCTTTTTACTATGCCTTTAAATTTGTGAACCTGACGTTGTATATTTTATCTATAGACTGGAGGTTGTTCCTCATTGTACCGGTTGGGAGTTTACAAGACGGTACATGATTTGATCCTTGTATTTTTTATAGCGCACATGTCTGTTCTTGAAACCTTGTGTGTGCTTGTGTGTGTTACTTTGCTGATGTGTGCATTTTTCTGCAGCCAACTTTCCATTTCTTTCTAAAAGGGGAAAAGGTTGATGAACTGGCCAAACCTTCTATCAACAGCTTGTTAAAGACTCTCGCAAATGTTTACAAGTAATCCTTCAATctcttgggttttttttttttttttttggttggtgGTCAATCTCTTGGTTACTTTTTGTTTGCGtgattttgtgtatttgttaATGGAGTCATATATGTTGAATTTCCTCGATCGTTTGATGACTTGCTTAATGTGTGTAAATTAGTCCATCTGGgatgaagaaaaaggaaagacaaGCTAAAAAAGTCGAAGTGGATCCATCACAACTTGTTGAGGTACTTCCGATTAGTTTTGTTGCATCATCATATCCTAAAGCGATGGAGGCAGTTGAGTCTTTACCTGGGATAGAACCAGGTGACACGCTATGG harbors:
- the LOC126619437 gene encoding uncharacterized protein LOC126619437 isoform X1, which encodes MARRNFGGGGGVLTRQLVGGNRNKHQLRARLLSNSIQTLNSSRPSKPSPPQPPQTAINWKLAAATSSVYYRYSLLHYHPNPNPNPNLHFVRHKHSVPLPDGDRDPAPRPPPNVFFLNVAAEYDDALKQVEDESLSAVFYFTERSGPGFVTYSSDDPILNYMCVFYPHITKFKVFFSKTGGCSSLYRLGVYKTPTFHFFLKGEKVDELAKPSINSLLKTLANVYNPSGMKKKERQAKKVEVDPSQLVEVLPISFVASSYPKAMEAVESLPGIEPGDTLWWFAKGLFLSQEKRETFTKLEDDDAKLEWLCSEMAVGEEGEMFSNEWLHANMA
- the LOC126619437 gene encoding uncharacterized protein LOC126619437 isoform X4 yields the protein MARRNFGGGGGVLTRQLVGGNRNKHQLRARLLSNSIQTLNSSRPSKPSPPQPPQTAINWKLAAATSSVYYRYSLLHYHPNPNPNPNLHFVRHKHSVPLPDGDRDPAPRPPPNVFFLNVAAEYDDALKQVEDESLSAVFYFTERSGPGFVTYSSDDPILNYMCVFYPHITKFKVFFSKPTFHFFLKGEKVDELAKPSINSLLKTLANVYNPSGMKKKERQAKKVEVDPSQLVEVLPISFVASSYPKAMEAVESLPGIEPGDTLWWFAKGLFLSQEKRETFTKLEDDDAKLEWLCSEMAVGEEGEMFSNEWLHANMA